The following proteins come from a genomic window of Acinetobacter sp. SAAs474:
- a CDS encoding methionine ABC transporter permease yields MKDMIVEWLTQITAPFWTSALSMGQFVTALQETFNMVFFSMLFGCIWGVTQGIILVVTRPEGILANKIIYYGLNPIVNALRSLPFIILLIAVIPLTQFIVGTSIGTWAAIVPLTIYVGPYIGRLVETSLLEVNDGIIESAQAMGATPLQIIFKFIIPEARSSLILNLTTATISLIGATAMAGAVGAGGIGDLAISYGYQRFDTSVVILTVIVLLVLVQMVQMLGEWLARLR; encoded by the coding sequence ATGAAAGACATGATTGTTGAGTGGTTAACTCAAATCACCGCACCATTTTGGACCAGCGCGTTGTCTATGGGACAATTTGTTACAGCATTACAAGAAACCTTTAATATGGTGTTCTTTTCAATGCTTTTTGGTTGTATTTGGGGAGTTACGCAAGGAATTATTTTAGTGGTCACACGACCTGAAGGAATTTTAGCCAATAAAATCATTTATTATGGGCTTAATCCAATTGTCAATGCACTACGTTCCTTACCCTTTATCATTTTATTAATTGCTGTTATTCCATTAACCCAATTTATTGTTGGAACATCGATTGGTACATGGGCAGCGATTGTACCATTAACTATTTATGTTGGACCTTATATTGGCCGTTTGGTTGAAACTTCGCTGCTAGAAGTCAATGACGGTATTATTGAGTCTGCTCAAGCGATGGGTGCAACACCTTTACAAATTATTTTTAAATTTATTATCCCTGAAGCCCGTAGCTCATTGATTCTTAATTTAACCACAGCCACCATTAGCTTAATTGGTGCAACAGCAATGGCTGGTGCTGTTGGTGCGGGTGGTATTGGTGATTTGGCAATTTCTTATGGCTACCAACGTTTTGATACAAGCGTGGTTATTTTGACCGTGATTGTATTGCTGGTTTTAGTCCAGATGGTACAAATGTTAGGAGAATGGTTGGCTCGCTTAAGATAG
- the purH gene encoding bifunctional phosphoribosylaminoimidazolecarboxamide formyltransferase/IMP cyclohydrolase, with product MTIKRALISVSDKTGIVEFAQNLVALGVEILSTGGTYKLLKDNQVDVVEVSEHTGFPEMMDGRVKTLHPKIHGGILARRGLDEAVMQEHHIDAIDLVVVNLYPFAATVAKPNCTLADAIENIDIGGPTMVRAAAKNHASVGIVVNASDYTSVIAELKAHGALSHETRFDLAVKAFEHTAQYDGMIASYLGARVGKAQGESDQFPRTFNTQLNKAQDLRYGENPHQAAAFYVEATATEASVSTATQLQGKALSYNNIADTDAALECVKSFAKPACVIVKHANPCGVAVSMDGIHTAYDLAYATDPESAFGGIIAFNRELDVATAQAIVDRQFVEVIIAPSIAEGVLDVTAAKKNVRVLVCGELPEIDQRQAQFDYKRVNGGLLVQDQDLGMITKDDLKVVTKRAPTEAEIDDLIFAWKVAKYVKSNAIVYAKNRQTIGVGAGQMSRVNSARIAAIKAEHAGLVVEGAVMASDAFFPFRDGIDNAAQAGIKCIIQPGGSMRDEETIAAADEAGIAMVFTGMRHFRH from the coding sequence ATGACTATTAAACGCGCTTTAATCTCTGTATCAGACAAAACTGGTATTGTGGAGTTTGCACAAAACCTCGTAGCTCTAGGGGTAGAAATTTTATCAACAGGTGGGACTTACAAATTATTGAAAGATAATCAAGTCGATGTGGTTGAAGTTTCAGAGCATACAGGTTTTCCAGAGATGATGGATGGCCGTGTAAAAACACTACATCCAAAAATTCATGGCGGTATTTTAGCTCGTCGTGGTCTAGATGAAGCTGTAATGCAAGAACACCACATTGATGCGATTGATTTAGTGGTGGTTAACTTGTACCCGTTTGCTGCTACTGTGGCTAAACCAAACTGCACACTTGCAGATGCGATTGAAAATATCGATATTGGCGGCCCAACGATGGTCCGTGCTGCTGCAAAGAACCATGCATCAGTCGGTATCGTGGTGAATGCAAGCGACTATACTAGCGTTATTGCAGAACTTAAAGCACATGGTGCTTTATCTCATGAGACACGTTTTGATCTTGCGGTTAAAGCATTTGAACATACCGCACAATATGATGGCATGATTGCATCTTATCTTGGTGCACGTGTAGGTAAAGCGCAAGGCGAATCAGATCAGTTCCCACGAACATTCAACACACAATTAAATAAAGCTCAAGATCTTCGCTACGGTGAAAATCCTCATCAGGCCGCTGCTTTTTATGTAGAAGCAACAGCAACTGAAGCATCTGTTTCAACAGCAACCCAATTACAAGGCAAAGCACTTTCTTATAATAATATTGCAGATACAGATGCAGCATTAGAATGTGTAAAATCTTTTGCCAAACCAGCTTGTGTCATTGTAAAACATGCGAATCCATGTGGTGTAGCTGTTTCTATGGATGGTATTCATACGGCTTATGATCTTGCTTATGCAACTGATCCTGAATCTGCATTTGGTGGTATTATTGCATTCAACCGTGAATTAGATGTTGCAACTGCTCAAGCAATTGTCGATCGTCAATTCGTTGAAGTCATTATCGCACCAAGCATTGCAGAGGGTGTATTAGACGTAACTGCCGCAAAGAAAAATGTGCGTGTACTGGTTTGTGGTGAATTACCAGAAATTGATCAACGTCAAGCACAGTTTGATTATAAACGTGTCAATGGCGGTTTACTCGTCCAAGATCAAGACCTTGGCATGATTACAAAAGATGATCTCAAAGTGGTGACAAAACGTGCACCTACAGAAGCTGAGATTGATGATCTGATCTTCGCATGGAAAGTTGCCAAATATGTTAAGTCTAATGCGATTGTATATGCAAAAAATCGTCAGACTATTGGCGTTGGCGCAGGACAGATGAGTCGTGTCAACTCCGCACGTATTGCCGCAATTAAAGCCGAACATGCTGGCCTAGTGGTTGAGGGTGCAGTTATGGCCTCAGATGCATTTTTCCCTTTCCGTGATGGTATTGATAATGCAGCTCAAGCAGGTATTAAATGTATCATTCAACCAGGTGGTTCAATGCGTGATGAAGAAACAATTGCAGCAGCAGATGAAGCAGGCATTGCAATGGTCTTTACTGGCATGCGTCATTTCCGTCATTAA
- a CDS encoding MetQ/NlpA family ABC transporter substrate-binding protein, with the protein MKKLLGLSVALFAILLSACSKQPASQDAAKDAKATNELEKIRLVSTGPDTDIWKYIAALPETKAAGINLEVNNLNDYVVLNTAVANGEMDVNAFQSFNYLAAYNASNKAKVYPIATTYLEPMGIYTNTIKSVDAFPQGATIAIPNDTANEARALSLLQAAGLIKLKDGFDLGKGTVNDIVDNPKKLQLKPIQMTTAVRVKKDVDAIVLGNTLALEGGLNVLKDSIFRESADKSTKLYVNLLGVGEAHKNDPKYTKLGELYHLPKVQKYINDQFAGTKVAVNKPVSEFSDTH; encoded by the coding sequence ATGAAAAAATTACTTGGTCTAAGTGTTGCCCTGTTCGCTATTCTGCTGAGTGCATGTAGCAAACAGCCCGCGTCTCAAGATGCTGCAAAAGATGCTAAAGCTACAAATGAATTAGAAAAAATTCGTCTTGTATCTACAGGCCCAGATACTGATATCTGGAAATATATCGCTGCTTTACCTGAAACAAAAGCTGCGGGTATTAATCTAGAAGTCAATAATTTAAATGACTATGTGGTATTAAATACCGCTGTTGCAAATGGTGAAATGGATGTAAATGCATTTCAGTCATTTAACTATTTAGCTGCATATAATGCATCAAACAAAGCCAAAGTTTATCCTATTGCAACGACCTATTTGGAACCAATGGGAATCTATACCAATACCATTAAGTCAGTAGATGCTTTCCCTCAAGGCGCAACTATTGCTATTCCAAATGACACTGCCAATGAAGCACGTGCCTTATCATTGTTACAAGCTGCGGGTTTAATTAAATTAAAAGACGGTTTTGATTTGGGTAAAGGAACGGTAAATGATATCGTTGACAATCCAAAAAAATTACAGCTTAAACCCATTCAAATGACCACTGCCGTACGTGTTAAAAAAGATGTCGATGCAATTGTCTTGGGTAACACCTTGGCATTAGAAGGTGGCTTAAATGTACTTAAAGATTCAATCTTTCGTGAATCTGCAGATAAAAGTACTAAACTTTATGTCAACTTACTCGGTGTCGGTGAAGCACATAAAAATGATCCAAAATATACCAAGTTGGGTGAGCTATATCACTTACCAAAAGTACAAAAATATATTAATGATCAATTTGCAGGGACTAAAGTTGCGGTCAATAAACCTGTTAGTGAGTTTAGTGATACACATTAA
- the fis gene encoding DNA-binding transcriptional regulator Fis, with protein sequence MNSKSPIFTAQSDVALRIHVDRAVRHYFAQLQGEQPSQVYDMVLAEMEKPLLSVVLEYTRGNQTRAAEILGLNRGTLRKKLKAHGLMSE encoded by the coding sequence ATGAATAGCAAATCTCCTATTTTTACTGCACAATCTGATGTCGCTCTTCGTATCCACGTAGATCGCGCAGTTCGCCATTATTTTGCACAATTGCAAGGCGAACAACCATCACAAGTGTACGATATGGTGCTAGCAGAAATGGAGAAACCTCTTTTATCTGTTGTTTTAGAATATACGCGTGGTAACCAGACACGTGCTGCTGAGATTCTCGGATTAAACCGAGGGACACTACGCAAAAAGTTGAAAGCTCACGGATTAATGAGTGAATAA
- a CDS encoding phosphocholine-specific phospholipase C, whose amino-acid sequence MNRRDFLINSSKIIFGSTVISSFPLSIQKALAIDAKVETGTIKDVKHVVILTQENRSFDNYFGTLKGVRGFGDRFTIPLSDQRKVWQQYDQDNNQVYPYHLDSRLGNAQRVSGTPHSWTDGQYAWDHGRMGNWVKHKHPQSMGYYKEQELEFQFALANAFTLCDAYHCSMHTGTNSNRMFIWTGSNGPSAANVASVVNDLDMIGPSSTGYSWTTYPERLQQAGISWKVYQNMPDNFTDNPLAGFKQYRLANEQSGQPVTHDGICPAYDPAIDHQQPLYKGIANTMPDGGFLGAFKDDIATKNLPQVSWLVAPATYSEHPGPSSPVQGAWYIQQVLEALTADPDLWSQTVFLINFDENDGFFDHIPSPSAPSRDSSGRVYGKTTLGDTDMAFEYAIHPKASAGQPDFTDPEVSNGIGVYGPGVRVPMYVISPWSRGGWVNSQVFDHTSVILFLEQCFAVHEPNISPYRRAVCGDLTSAFDFKTPNHLALPQLSGTRSKVAADSIRREQSLLPQITYPIQQAYPTQATGIRPSRALPYILHSSVQLDADSKSLTLKFANTGQQAAVFHVYNQLNLEDIPYRYMVEAGKTLDDVIDIPELAYDLWILGPNGYHRHFKGHLGQEIQVDTLPEIRVCYAECSHDIYLKLRSDRAQKVKFNVQDNAYLGQRIWQVETSPDEQELHWDMHEFGGWYDFTVTLEQDPSYQRRFAGRIEIGQDSISDPLMGYRLANT is encoded by the coding sequence ATGAATCGTCGTGATTTTTTAATTAATTCAAGCAAAATAATTTTTGGTAGTACAGTAATCAGCAGTTTCCCACTCAGTATTCAAAAAGCTTTAGCAATTGATGCAAAGGTAGAAACAGGCACGATTAAAGATGTCAAGCATGTGGTAATTTTAACGCAGGAAAATCGCTCTTTTGATAATTATTTTGGTACCTTAAAAGGCGTACGTGGTTTTGGTGATCGCTTTACCATTCCTTTATCAGATCAGCGTAAAGTGTGGCAGCAGTATGATCAAGATAACAATCAAGTTTATCCTTATCATCTCGATAGTCGTCTGGGGAATGCCCAACGCGTCAGCGGTACGCCACATTCATGGACAGATGGTCAGTATGCTTGGGATCACGGTCGTATGGGGAATTGGGTCAAGCATAAGCATCCACAGTCTATGGGATATTATAAAGAACAGGAGCTTGAATTTCAGTTTGCATTAGCCAATGCTTTTACCTTATGTGATGCCTATCATTGTAGTATGCATACGGGTACAAACTCGAACCGAATGTTTATTTGGACAGGAAGCAATGGTCCATCAGCCGCCAATGTGGCGAGTGTCGTCAATGATCTTGATATGATTGGTCCTTCTAGTACAGGGTATAGTTGGACGACCTATCCTGAGCGGTTACAACAAGCGGGAATTAGCTGGAAAGTTTATCAGAATATGCCTGATAATTTTACAGACAATCCTTTGGCTGGTTTTAAACAATATCGTTTAGCCAATGAGCAGTCGGGTCAGCCTGTGACACATGACGGTATTTGTCCAGCCTATGATCCAGCCATTGATCATCAGCAGCCATTATATAAAGGGATTGCCAACACGATGCCTGATGGTGGTTTTTTGGGTGCCTTTAAGGATGATATTGCAACAAAAAATTTGCCTCAAGTGAGTTGGTTAGTTGCACCAGCGACATATAGTGAACATCCCGGACCTTCCAGCCCCGTACAAGGTGCATGGTATATTCAACAGGTTTTAGAAGCATTAACGGCTGATCCTGATTTATGGAGCCAAACTGTTTTTCTGATTAATTTTGATGAAAATGATGGATTCTTTGATCATATACCATCACCTAGTGCACCATCACGAGATTCATCTGGCCGTGTATATGGAAAAACCACTTTAGGCGATACAGATATGGCGTTTGAATATGCCATTCATCCTAAAGCATCTGCTGGACAACCCGATTTTACCGATCCAGAGGTGAGTAATGGAATAGGGGTCTATGGCCCTGGTGTACGTGTCCCAATGTATGTGATTTCACCTTGGAGTCGTGGTGGATGGGTTAATTCTCAGGTATTTGATCATACGTCAGTTATTTTATTTTTAGAGCAGTGTTTTGCTGTGCATGAGCCGAATATTAGTCCATATCGCCGTGCAGTTTGTGGTGATCTGACATCTGCTTTTGATTTTAAAACACCCAATCATTTGGCACTTCCACAATTGTCTGGAACGCGCAGTAAAGTCGCTGCAGATAGCATTCGTCGTGAACAAAGTTTATTACCGCAAATTACTTATCCAATACAGCAGGCATATCCAACTCAAGCCACAGGTATACGTCCATCACGTGCGTTACCTTATATTTTACATAGCAGTGTACAGCTTGATGCTGATAGCAAAAGTTTAACGTTAAAATTTGCGAATACTGGACAGCAAGCAGCCGTTTTTCATGTTTATAATCAGCTTAATTTAGAGGATATCCCTTATCGTTATATGGTTGAGGCAGGCAAGACCCTTGATGATGTAATTGATATTCCCGAACTGGCTTATGATCTATGGATATTAGGGCCAAATGGTTATCATCGTCATTTTAAAGGTCATTTAGGGCAGGAGATTCAAGTTGATACACTGCCTGAAATCCGTGTCTGTTATGCAGAATGTAGTCATGATATTTATTTAAAACTGCGCAGTGATCGTGCTCAAAAAGTTAAATTTAACGTTCAGGATAATGCTTATTTGGGACAACGCATATGGCAGGTTGAAACATCGCCTGATGAGCAGGAATTACATTGGGATATGCATGAATTTGGCGGATGGTATGATTTTACGGTTACTCTTGAACAGGATCCATCTTATCAGCGTCGTTTTGCAGGGCGTATTGAAATTGGGCAGGATTCGATTTCTGATCCGTTAATGGGTTATCGTCTAGCCAACACATAA
- a CDS encoding MJ0042-type zinc finger domain-containing protein → MMMPSQQTQCPRCLTIYRVNLTPLKLAIRQGMVCCPKCLNRLHTLHCFIHTHQPTCFYPRSKLSLYPLAVVTTPIESNLPILDIFTRQTQYSQLSLEQYLNHLSPSLQQKISSRLSPHDVIPSIDRLTQCKLAKTTYIQYLLACFFFL, encoded by the coding sequence ATGATGATGCCAAGTCAACAAACCCAATGCCCTCGATGCTTAACCATATATCGTGTCAATCTGACACCATTAAAATTAGCAATCCGACAGGGTATGGTTTGTTGTCCGAAATGCTTAAATCGTTTACATACCTTGCACTGTTTTATCCATACACATCAGCCCACATGCTTTTATCCCCGATCTAAATTATCCCTATATCCATTAGCTGTGGTCACCACTCCGATTGAATCCAATCTCCCTATACTCGACATCTTTACTCGCCAGACTCAATATTCACAGCTAAGTTTAGAGCAATATTTAAATCATTTAAGCCCATCCCTACAGCAAAAAATCTCATCACGTTTGTCACCCCATGATGTGATCCCTAGCATTGATAGGTTAACTCAGTGCAAATTAGCCAAAACGACCTATATCCAATATCTACTCGCGTGCTTCTTTTTTTTATGA
- the purD gene encoding phosphoribosylamine--glycine ligase: MNILVLGSGGREHALAWKIAQDHKVVKVFVAPGNAGTADETKCENIALDIQDNAAIIDFAKNNDVALIVVGPEAPLVNGVVDACSAAGLKIWGPTQFAAQLEGSKAFAKHFLKRHNIPTAFYDVFTEVDAAKAFVEQHGAPIVIKADGLAAGKGVIVAMSNQEAFDAIDDMLAGNKFGDAGSRVVIEQFLAGEEASFICMIDGDHILPMATSQDHKRIFEADQGPNTGGMGAYSPAPVVTAAVFDKVMNEVMRPTVEGMKADGHVYTGFLYAGLMIDEQGQPRVIEFNCRFGDPETQPIMMRLQSSLVELIEAGIAGNLPAEAQWDERKTVGIVLASKGYPESSSKNDVISGLDTVMDDAKIFHAGTAKNSQGEIITAGGRVLCVTALGNSIGEAQAKALELCQKVTFDGMQYRKDIGYRAIARENA; this comes from the coding sequence ATGAATATTTTAGTTTTAGGTAGTGGTGGTCGTGAACATGCTCTAGCATGGAAAATCGCACAAGATCATAAAGTGGTAAAAGTATTTGTGGCACCCGGCAATGCTGGAACAGCCGATGAAACAAAATGTGAGAATATTGCTTTAGATATTCAAGACAATGCTGCCATCATCGATTTTGCTAAAAATAATGATGTTGCATTGATTGTCGTTGGTCCAGAGGCACCACTGGTCAATGGGGTTGTAGATGCTTGTAGTGCTGCCGGTCTTAAAATTTGGGGACCAACCCAATTTGCTGCACAATTAGAAGGCTCTAAGGCTTTTGCTAAACACTTCTTAAAACGTCATAATATTCCAACAGCTTTTTACGATGTATTTACTGAAGTTGATGCAGCAAAAGCATTTGTTGAACAACATGGTGCACCGATTGTCATTAAAGCCGATGGCCTAGCTGCGGGTAAAGGCGTTATTGTGGCCATGAGCAATCAAGAAGCATTTGATGCGATCGATGATATGCTTGCAGGGAATAAATTTGGTGATGCTGGCTCACGCGTGGTCATTGAACAATTTTTAGCAGGTGAAGAAGCATCTTTTATTTGTATGATTGATGGTGATCATATTTTACCAATGGCTACTTCGCAAGACCATAAGCGTATATTTGAAGCTGATCAAGGCCCAAATACAGGTGGTATGGGTGCTTACTCTCCTGCACCTGTCGTTACTGCGGCAGTATTTGACAAAGTCATGAATGAGGTGATGCGTCCAACGGTTGAAGGAATGAAAGCCGATGGACATGTTTATACGGGTTTCCTATATGCAGGTCTGATGATTGATGAGCAAGGTCAACCACGTGTCATTGAATTTAACTGCCGTTTCGGGGATCCTGAAACTCAACCGATTATGATGCGTTTACAATCGTCATTGGTTGAATTAATTGAAGCAGGTATCGCGGGTAACTTGCCTGCTGAAGCACAGTGGGATGAACGTAAAACTGTCGGTATTGTCTTGGCATCAAAAGGTTATCCAGAATCTTCCAGTAAAAATGATGTCATTTCTGGCTTAGATACAGTGATGGACGATGCCAAAATATTTCATGCTGGTACAGCAAAAAATAGTCAAGGTGAAATTATCACTGCAGGTGGTCGTGTACTTTGTGTCACAGCACTTGGCAATAGCATCGGTGAAGCACAGGCGAAAGCACTTGAATTGTGTCAAAAAGTGACTTTTGATGGTATGCAATATCGTAAAGATATTGGTTATCGCGCAATTGCTCGTGAAAATGCTTAG
- a CDS encoding methionine ABC transporter ATP-binding protein: MIEFKNISKHYQLNGQTVRALDNINLQIPQSCIFGIIGYSGAGKSTLIRLINLLERPSQGQIMINDIDFTALSAKELRTKRANIGMIFQHFNLLETKTVAENIVMPLQLLGYSKAEREKRLEELLLFIDLAHKRNAYPDELSGGQKQRVGIARALANHPQILLCDEATSALDPQTTQSVLTLLKKINKEQGITIVMVTHEMDVIESICDYVAVMEQGRVIESGSTLEIFSQPQHPTTQTFIQTVLQQQLPVNILNNLADKHHNSIYCLKFLGHSAQETVIQAVIKQFDISLNILFANMTEINGTVIGQMFIQLLGDPQLVEAAIAFLRAQGVSVEQSKGVQP; encoded by the coding sequence ATGATTGAATTTAAAAATATTTCTAAGCACTACCAATTGAATGGTCAAACCGTACGTGCTTTAGATAACATTAATTTACAAATCCCGCAAAGCTGTATTTTTGGCATCATTGGCTATAGTGGTGCAGGAAAAAGTACACTAATTCGTTTAATCAACCTGTTAGAACGCCCTAGCCAAGGTCAAATCATGATTAATGATATTGACTTTACTGCTTTAAGTGCCAAAGAACTACGTACAAAACGCGCTAATATTGGTATGATTTTTCAGCATTTCAACTTACTGGAGACTAAAACGGTTGCTGAAAATATTGTCATGCCGTTGCAATTGTTAGGTTATAGTAAAGCTGAGCGTGAAAAACGCCTAGAAGAACTATTGCTTTTTATTGATTTAGCACATAAAAGAAATGCCTACCCCGATGAATTATCTGGTGGACAAAAACAACGCGTTGGTATTGCCCGCGCACTGGCGAATCATCCACAAATTTTACTGTGTGATGAAGCGACTTCTGCTCTCGATCCACAGACAACACAATCTGTACTCACACTATTAAAAAAAATCAATAAAGAGCAAGGTATTACCATTGTCATGGTCACACATGAAATGGATGTCATCGAATCTATTTGTGATTATGTAGCCGTCATGGAACAAGGGCGCGTAATTGAGTCTGGTTCTACCTTAGAGATTTTTAGTCAACCTCAACATCCCACTACACAAACTTTTATTCAAACTGTGTTACAACAGCAATTACCCGTAAATATTTTAAATAATTTGGCTGATAAACATCATAACAGTATCTATTGTTTAAAATTTTTAGGTCATTCGGCACAGGAAACAGTCATTCAAGCCGTGATTAAACAGTTTGATATTAGTTTAAATATCTTATTTGCCAATATGACTGAAATTAACGGCACAGTGATTGGTCAAATGTTTATCCAACTTTTGGGTGATCCACAACTTGTAGAAGCTGCAATCGCATTTCTTCGCGCACAAGGGGTTTCTGTAGAACAATCGAAGGGAGTTCAGCCATGA
- the prmA gene encoding 50S ribosomal protein L11 methyltransferase: protein MKWLQIHITVDQAQVDFTETLLESLGAVSVTLDDAENQDLLEPLPGETPLWNKVIVTGIYAQEDHEHIDVDALITFIAAQMPNAPLKHEFIEDQEWALTWMDAYEPIQISEKFWIVPEWMEAPEQDAVNIKLDPGLAFGTGNHASTFLCLQWLGQTELKDKIVIDYGCGSGILAVAALLLGAKKVYATDIDPQAVLATEQNAALNGVAENLYVGLPDEFNETLKDQQADVFVANILAGPLMMLAPQFATLVKPQGEFALAGVIDEQVDEVSQVYADFFDILKVEKRDEYWCRISGQRHTA, encoded by the coding sequence GTGAAGTGGTTACAAATTCATATTACTGTTGATCAAGCGCAAGTCGATTTTACTGAAACATTACTCGAGTCTTTAGGCGCAGTAAGCGTAACATTAGATGATGCTGAAAATCAGGATTTATTAGAACCACTTCCAGGTGAAACACCACTCTGGAACAAAGTGATTGTTACAGGTATTTATGCGCAAGAAGATCATGAACATATTGATGTTGATGCTTTAATTACGTTTATTGCTGCACAAATGCCAAATGCACCATTAAAACATGAATTTATTGAGGATCAAGAATGGGCATTAACATGGATGGATGCCTATGAACCGATTCAAATTAGTGAAAAATTCTGGATTGTACCTGAATGGATGGAAGCACCTGAACAAGATGCTGTCAATATTAAACTTGATCCAGGCCTAGCATTTGGTACAGGTAACCATGCATCTACTTTTTTATGTTTACAATGGTTAGGACAAACCGAATTAAAAGATAAAATAGTCATTGATTACGGCTGTGGCTCTGGCATTTTAGCAGTCGCTGCATTATTACTCGGTGCAAAAAAGGTTTACGCCACAGATATTGATCCACAAGCAGTATTAGCAACAGAACAAAATGCAGCACTTAATGGCGTTGCGGAAAATTTGTATGTGGGACTACCTGACGAATTCAATGAAACACTAAAAGATCAACAGGCAGATGTATTTGTAGCTAATATTTTAGCTGGACCACTCATGATGCTTGCCCCTCAATTTGCAACTCTGGTTAAACCACAAGGTGAATTTGCACTGGCGGGTGTGATTGATGAACAAGTCGATGAAGTTTCTCAAGTCTATGCAGACTTTTTTGATATTCTTAAGGTTGAAAAACGCGATGAATATTGGTGCAGAATTTCAGGTCAGCGTCATACAGCTTAA